In Pan paniscus chromosome 1, NHGRI_mPanPan1-v2.0_pri, whole genome shotgun sequence, the DNA window CTCTCCTAAGCCTTTTATATGCTACAATCAGAGCCTCCTTTGAAGGTACCAGTTCAGGCTAACTAGCACTTTTAAGCTCAAGTCTCACCCTAGTCACTATCCAATGAATCAAACATGAATTTGACTGGCAGACTTCCAGGCACTCTCCATTCTGACCCACCTTACTAAATGGTCTCATCTCTTATTATATTTGGTATGTTTTTTTCAGTCCTCTGTGGATGACCTCTATTTTTTAACACTTCCCTAATCCAGTGTTCTTAGGGTATGCTTCACAGAACACAAGAGTCACTCTATAAAAAAAGGTGTCTTGCTCAAACACATTTGATGAATATTGCATACCATCTCTCCTTGGAGAAGCACAATGCATATTCATATGTTAAAGGCTCTGAAGAATCCTGCAGCAAAAATAtgatcaaaagaaacatttaatgttttttgtGGTGACACCTACTACCGTCCTATGGAAGACACCCTGAAGTGCCTGCTCAGTGAATATCCGCCACCCAGGGACTGCCCAGCACGTTCCCATGTCGAGGGAATTCCCTACCTTATGAGTCTTGGTGGGTAGTACAGCTCACTTTCTACTAGAGAAACTACTGCCACCAGATTCTTGTATTCTCAGCTCTCCTATAGCCACAATGTGGGCATTCATTAGCTATGCCAATCAGTTGCTCAGACTCGGACTTTGAACCGGGgctaacatcacaaagaagtggaAGCCATGAAGAATCTATTCTGTGGGAGGCCTAGGGTCACAACAGCAGCAACATCAAGTTTTCAAGAACAGAACCAGTGCTCTGAGCTGGTAAGGTCCTCGGCAGTGTATCCTCACCATTGTGCTTTTCCGCTATGATTCTGGTTACAGTCCTCACTGCTGCCTGACTGTGCCTGATTGTTTTCCAAGCTTGGTTTTGCAATCTTTTCAGTGGTAATATGAGATACCTAATATCCTTTCAACTAATGTCTTTTCTGCTTAAGAGGTAGTATTTGTTGACTCCATCTATAAACCTGATACACTGCCCAAGTCTTGAGATCAGACATTTAAAATGTCTCTTATAGGAATCTTTATTAACTGCCATTCCACATGGATTAATTGGCTTGAATTTCTTTGTATATGCATGTCTAACTATGTATGCAGCCAatgtggtattttctttttttccttttttgagatggagtcttgctctgtcgctcaggctagagtgcagtggcaagatcttggctcactgcaacctctgtctcccgggttcaagcgattcttctgcctcagcttcctaagtagctgggactacaggcgcgtgccaccatgcccggctaaattttttattattagtagagacggggtttcaccatattggccaggctggtctcaaactcctgacctcgtgattcaatATTTTGATCTAACTTAGAATCATGAGATTCTGAAGGTtgtaaataatcttaaaattagTTAAATCCCCACATGAAACATGAATTCCTGATGCCCTTTAACAACCTTCCTACTGAGTATCTGGCAGTCCCTGTCTGGAGAGCtttattaataagaaaatgaCTTTTCCCTCCTCAAATGCTCATTCAGTCTTTGAATGCTATATGGGAAAGATGAGAAATCTTCCCCTGATGGCCCTAGTTTTCTCCACTTGCCCTAAGTTCTAACACTGTAGCTATTCCCAGCAAGTTTTGTTCTCCATGTCAATTTTTCAAATATGTGAAGACCAATATTGTAGAGAATTCTCCCATCCCACCTATAGTTCCCATCATGAGGCTAAAGTATTCCATCAGAGTTTTCATCTTCCTGGTGGCTGTCCTCTGATGagttttagtttatttatattgttGTTACATAGTCTCTGCACAGTGCTTCTTTGACCCTAAGTTCACCAATTCAAAGATGTCATGTTCATCATTTTGGCTCCAAAGATGATCAGCAACTACTTTTTCTCAGATTTCTGGGACAACCCACTCAAAAAGATACCATTCTATTTTGGTTATAAAGTATTTTCAGCGTAAGACTTTGCCTGTGCTACAAAGTATTCTTTCTTATTCAAGAAAGCATGTGTCTGATATTCACACTTATTCTTTCAGATATGGTCCAGGATTCCATAAACTTGGTGTCAAAAGTACTAATGGTCTTAAGGTTTCTTATTACATTAACTTGGTGGAAACATTCACCTGCTCATACATTTAAATAATGCATGGCCAGCTAACAATTGAGTAAGCTCCGACTTTCAAAAATCCATTTTTGAAAGTGATTTAACTGTGTATAACTGCTTAGTGGAACcaatgcctttaaaaataattatttatatttttattataaatttaacaatggaaaaaatgtgaccaaaatattaatattaatcagCTGCATAATTAAATGGCACTGATACACTTCTAGACCTGTGATTTTTCAGAGTGCAGTCACTAGGCCAGCATCATCAGCTCCACCTGGGGActttttagaaatgcagactcttggGTCCTACATCTGGCCTACTGAATCGGAAACCCTGGGAGCGGGGCTCAGCAATCTGTGTTTCAGCAAGCCTTTTGggtaattctgatgcacactGTTAGTCTAGGTCAATCCTAATGTAGTTTTAAAATCTCATAAACCTTTAAGATCTGAAGATGTCTCATTTATCTAACAATGGACTCTCTCCTTTTACATACGAATAAAGTCTGAGAGTTCTAAAAATCAGCATGAATTTTGCTCTCATCCCCCAATTTTCTGGTATTTATCTAACACCCatggttttcaaaaataatgtatGATTAATATGTTTATTAGCCAACACCATGCTCATAGCTATATTTACCATGACATATGAACTACAAAAAGTCTAAaagataatacattttctttttttttttttttgagacagagtctcgctctgttaccaggcttgagtgcagtggtggaatctcggctcactgcaactccacctcccgggttcaagcgattctcctgcctcaggctcctgaggagctgggacttcaagtgtgtgccaccacgcccagctaatttttggataatatattttaaagtgtagTGGAATAGCTGTACCCATTTTCAAGTAGAGGAATGTCAGTTTCATCCCTTGCTAGATTTGATTTCTGACCAggttttccctctttcttcccaAATGGACATTAGCCTCACTCTCTTGCCTTTAGACTACagtgaatttttcctttttcctcctcctccatatCTTAACCTAGGAAACTACTCATTTGTTTTTTCATGGTTTGGTAAAGTTAAGTTTCCTTTAATTTGGTTTTACTATTGCAAATTTGGTTCATTCTAAAGCATGGATCCTGGAAAAAGCTTCTAAGAAGCTGTAGTGTTGCATTATAGAGGCAGGCCTTTCATTTTGAATCATCTTTCTAGACATGCATGCAGATTTCAAATCTTTTTCACCACATCACAAAAAGGATTTATGAATAAttcataatcccagcattttagaacAAGAAGTTATTTTATTATGACAGATTTGGAAAGCTGAAAAGTTTTGCCAAACTCCCTAAATACCTAAAacctttataaaacaaaaagtaagctCTACCATAACGaattaaatagtttaaaatactttgtgatgtttatgtagaaaactgggaaaaaaacaaagagaaaaacatttgctgagcaactattatgtgccaggaactgtgccaaatgcttttatgttttttcataaaatctcCACGATGACTTGTAATTTAGGTTAAAAATGCATGCTCAGTGTTTTGGTAATTTATGCAAGATCGGATTGGGCTTGGCTTGAGAACACACAGTATGATTTGAAGTGTGTTTTCTTTCCCTATGTAATGCACTACAAGTACGGCACAtactgaataaaagaaagaaaggatttaCTTACATTGTTGTTGGTCACAGCAAAGTACTGCAAATTACTCAGATACTGGATTTCTTCTGGAATGAAGGTCAAGTGGTTATAGCTTAGATCCAAATAATGTAGTTTAGTGCATAGGAAAAGCTGCAAGGGCAGATTCTCAATATTATTATGGTCCAAAGAGAGCTGCTCTAGGTTAGATAATGCCCCAATCTGTGCAGGAATATAAGCAATGTTATTGTGCCACAACTTTAAGCAGGAAAGATTCTGAAGATGCTGAAAGCTAATGATCTCTTCCACAGTTTTAAGGTTATTTTCCCTTAGGTCTAACTCATGCAAATTATTCAGGCTGAAAATGGAATGTGGAATGCGTTCCAGGTCACAGCTGATCAGTTCTAGGCTTTTCAGATTGACCATCTTTTTCAAGTTGTTCAACACAACCAGTTTGCTTCCCTCATTATCAAGGGACAGTTTCTGCAATGAAGGCAGGAGGTCTGTAACAACTTGTGGGATCCGAGAGAGGCTGCTCTTCAAGTACAGGGTCCTTAGATTTTTTAAGTCCTGAAAGCCCTCCAACTGCATAGTACTCAACTGTTCAGGGAGAACACAGCCCGAAAGATAAAGTTCCTTGAGATTCTTGAGGTGAAATACCCAGCGTGGGATTTTTCCCATTTCAGTAAATTTCAGGCGGAGGATTTTTAAATTCTCCTCTAGAAAGGCCAGTGCAGGATGGTCTACGACCAGAGATGAATGGTACACACGAAGCTCCTTGAGGTTGACCAGCTGTGAGACTGCAGAGGGCAGCTTCACCTCTGGGATAAGCTCCAGGCTTAGCACTTCCATTTCAGTTAACTCAAAGACATTGTCTGGAAGACCGCTGAGCATAAAAAGATGCAGTTCTATCTTGTCCTGGGCATTTTTCACAAGCTTACTTTTCAGTTTCTCAACTGTCCATTCATTATTGAGGTTGATCTGTTTCAGTTTGTTCTCACTGACCTCTGATAGGAATATGGAGAAGCGTTTGGAATAAAGAGGATCATACTGATCAGCCAGATGAAGGATGAAGGCAAAGTCATTCTTGACATCAGGGATGTCACTGTAgttgcttttttctcttaacGCCTCAAAGGAATATTGCTTCAGGGAACTCCTCAGCATCCACCACAGGCTGTAGGAAGAGGTCAGACCATAAAGTATAACCAAAATGACATAAAATGAAGCCAGGACCTTAAAGATTTCTGCCAAGGAATAGACACACTGGTAGCGCTTATATCCTGTAAAAGCCTGCACATCAACTGAACAGTCGATTTCAAGAGTGATGTAGGTTAAAAAATATGGAACATAAGTTATGATGAGCACAAACAAAATGACTTTGACTATTATCTGTTTCAGATATACTCTATAAATGATGTCCTTCTGCTCCACGTGCATGCGGAATCTTTTCACTTTTTCAAAGATGGCTTTGGCCTGTTCACCCTCCTTCTTGTCCAGGACACTGGAAGTTGGGCTTTCTATGCCAGCTGACTCCAAACCTGGCTGCGGGTAGGGCAATGACTGTTTGCCAGAATCTATGTCAGCTGAACACCCTGAGGACGAAAGCAAAATCTTGGACTTGGAGAGTTTCAGAGGCCTCACTGACTGCTCAGCCACTGTTTCTGACAGGGCGCGGGTGGTCCATGGAGAATCGAAGCACTTGTGAAGGATGGCCACAAAATGCTCGAGCCTGGAACTGGTACTGGGGTAGTGAAGCCAAAAGTTGCTGCAGGCTGCAAAGATGAGCGTGTGCAAGAGCACCAGATAGGGGAAAAACTTTGCAAACCAATGGAGCTGTTTCTCGTAACAGACGGCATCAATATAGGAGTACTGCTGTCGGTGGAGGTCATTCTGAATTCGAAGGGGGAGTGGAAGCGGTGTCCCAGGATTAGAGGATGTGTTCATGCTGGCTTTCAGGATGTCCCAAGGCACGGCACAGTGATTGTCAAATTCCACTTTGCACGGAAGACAGCACAGAACCCTGCTCTGCGTCAGCTGGAGAGCTCCGGCCAGCACAGCCACCAGCAGCATGATCAGTGTGATGTAATACCAGAAGACGTCCCACCATGGTTTTAAGATGTGATAAGATGACTGGGCATCTGCTAAGCATTTTAGCTCAGTTAGTGTAATCATGACTTTCCCTTGTAGGAGGACAGAAACTGGaagagggaaataaaagaaacactACTGAAGCAAGTACTCAAATAAGCATTTTACTCTAATATTCATACACACATGCCCTCCTTCCCAAGTAGGATTTAGCTCTGGGTTAAAACCTAAAAGGAAGAGCTGATTAAGGGGCACATAAGTCTTCTGGTTTCATTTGAAACCATAGGCCATCCAACTCTGAACCATAGTCTCTTAGATGGGGGACCATTTAGTGATAGTGACTAGAAAGAAATTTAGGGGTAGCCCTTGAGGTAATTATCTCATTACCTCTTGTATCTCAACTCCAGGCTAGGCTACTAAAAACCAAGAGCCAATTTTTCTTCAACTGACATTTGAAAAACTTGTTCCTATGctactaatatttttctttctttctttctttctttctttctttctttctttctttctttctttctttctttcctccttttttttttttttttttttttgagacagggtctcacaggcctcagactcttggcctcaagtgatcctccctgcttggcctctgaaagtgctggaattacagctatGAGTCACCACAGCCAGCCACCTAATTTCCAGTGGTCACATTTTACCTTCCAAAATGTCTGAGTAAGCTCCTTTCCACACCTTGTCCCATGTCTGAAGCATCACTTACAGCCCAAGAGTTGTTTTAGTCACCACAAGGAGCCTCTTTTAAGCAAGCTCTGCTTTGTGAAATTACCCCTCAGGCTTAGAGGGGTCTACAATTCCATGCCCAAAACAACCTGTCACTGAATGCATTATCTCCTTTCCACACAAGCTTTCGCTTTGTAATTTAAGTACATGAGTATTAAAAAACTTAGAGTATTTAAAAGTTGGGAAGTATTTAAAAGTTATggcttaaaaaagaataagaaagaaaagctcTGCTAGAATATTCTATCACGGGGACTCCCTCTCATGTTTAATGTTGTGATGGCAAAGTACTAAAAGGATAAACGATTAAGGCATATTCCATTATTAAGTTATTTTTGCCTTCAGGAAAACAAGATTATCTTGTGTTTTCATACTGAAAAGTATTCAGACAACATTCCTGAGAATTTCTATGTTGAGTCTTACATACATCAATTGTTTCAAAAATTGCTAATCAGTAAAATCCAGATGATCTATAAGATGGCACAGAGTAAGGTAAAAGGAAATATGTGGGTCTTAGAAAATATCtggtaagaaaaagaagaaaaataataatggtagCATGGTGCCCCCTTGCTGGTAGTCCAGCTCTAATCTATTTTCAAGGGTTTCTCTTGGATTTTCTTGAGTCTGAAGTCTTATCATTTATTCTGGGCCAGAGTTACTCTCTAGACACTCTAGTATTAGTAGCATCCCCaaggaagccttttttttttttttttttttgagacggagtctagtggcgtgatctcagctcactgaaacctccgcctcctgggtccaaacaatcctcccgcctcagcctcccgagcagctgggactacaggcgcatcgcatcacgcccagctaatttttgtgtctttttagtagagacaggagatggggtttcaccatgttggccaggctggtcttgaactcctgacctcatgatctgcccaccttggcctctcaaagagctgagattacaggcctgagccactgtgcctggccaggaagacTTTTTTACTCTCATTTGCCCTCTTTCTGGGGTCTGGTATCCTGCCTTGAACCTTAGAGTCCCATTACAGAGTCCCTGCTCCCTGTTAATAAGTCTCATCCTTAGCATATTCCTGACCATCTGACCCTGAACCCTACAGCTTCATGCTCTTGTACCTGTTAAGGCATTTTACAATTTCTGAGCTTAACTGCTGGACTGCAGCACTACTTTCTGCTTGTGTCCTCTCTGGGTATCACATAATATTATATGGATTCACCTTCCTCCTAGGACCTATAGGTGGATTATATAGCTCTTCAGGGCTTCTCTCCTTCACTCCAGTTTAGTGGGTCTATTTCTAACTCTCAACTCTTCTCATTCTGCCTCACCTCTCTGCCTTACATAATTGTGTGTCGAGGTAAGACAGAAACTAAAATGAGAGGAATACATGAGGCAAAGAGAAAGTCCTGAGCTTAGACCTCAAAATACTATACATATGATGTGGCCAGGGGTGTGAGGGATGGTAGAAAACACTGCTGGATGAAAGAAAGAACATGTGAAAAACAGTTTAGGATTTTAGTTGACATGTATGCATACTTTCAGCTAGTCATGTGACAGCTGTTATGCTGAAATATTGATTATAACATCTGGCCATATTAATAGGTAAACCCAGATAAAGGAGCTGCAGTCCTTCTGTACCTGCCTCATGAGATCACAATACTGAAACCCAATGCTCGGTTACAGGTTAAagataaaatgggcaaaaaaccaACCAGGAGCTGTTGTTTCTAAACCATTTCCTACAGAGGAACACAGGCAATTGATGATATTCAGCTGAGATAATAGATGACTAGGTGAGCCCGAGaatttatctttacatttttgcGCAACCACCTCACAGGTGAAAGAATAGTGGATTTGTTCCCAAGGTAGAACCAGGTAGGTGGAAGCTTTAGAAAATCACATTTTGATTCAATCTGTGGTGGAAAGTCATCGAACTGGCCGCTCTGTGAAATAGTTCAGCTCTATGTCCTGAGCAGAATCTTGATAAATAAAATGATCATCCATCAGGAGAGTTGCACAGGAATTTCTTGTAATGGATAAAAAGAGTGAAGCAGATAATTTCAAAGGGTTCTTTCAGCTCTAAATTCATGTTTCATTTGTCCTCTCAA includes these proteins:
- the LRRC8B gene encoding volume-regulated anion channel subunit LRRC8B, translating into MITLTELKCLADAQSSYHILKPWWDVFWYYITLIMLLVAVLAGALQLTQSRVLCCLPCKVEFDNHCAVPWDILKASMNTSSNPGTPLPLPLRIQNDLHRQQYSYIDAVCYEKQLHWFAKFFPYLVLLHTLIFAACSNFWLHYPSTSSRLEHFVAILHKCFDSPWTTRALSETVAEQSVRPLKLSKSKILLSSSGCSADIDSGKQSLPYPQPGLESAGIESPTSSVLDKKEGEQAKAIFEKVKRFRMHVEQKDIIYRVYLKQIIVKVILFVLIITYVPYFLTYITLEIDCSVDVQAFTGYKRYQCVYSLAEIFKVLASFYVILVILYGLTSSYSLWWMLRSSLKQYSFEALREKSNYSDIPDVKNDFAFILHLADQYDPLYSKRFSIFLSEVSENKLKQINLNNEWTVEKLKSKLVKNAQDKIELHLFMLSGLPDNVFELTEMEVLSLELIPEVKLPSAVSQLVNLKELRVYHSSLVVDHPALAFLEENLKILRLKFTEMGKIPRWVFHLKNLKELYLSGCVLPEQLSTMQLEGFQDLKNLRTLYLKSSLSRIPQVVTDLLPSLQKLSLDNEGSKLVVLNNLKKMVNLKSLELISCDLERIPHSIFSLNNLHELDLRENNLKTVEEIISFQHLQNLSCLKLWHNNIAYIPAQIGALSNLEQLSLDHNNIENLPLQLFLCTKLHYLDLSYNHLTFIPEEIQYLSNLQYFAVTNNNIEMLPDGLFQCKKLQCLLLGKNSLMNLSPHVGELSNLTHLELIGNYLETLPPELEGCQSLKRNCLIVEENLLNTLPLPVTERLQTCLDKC